In Pirellulales bacterium, the sequence CTGCCCGGGTATCGTTCGATGAGTTGGATACCCAAACCACCAGTCGTCCGTTCAAGAAATTCCGGGGCAACAAAATAGTTGCTCGGATAATCCTCCCTCGTGATTCCGAACGTGTAGGTGTATCTAACTTCCTCCTCGCCACTGGGAGTAGCTTTTCCGACGGTGGTTACGTTAAACCCAATGAACCGCTCTGTCCCGCCCCACGCTAGAGATGCTAGCCCTCCCTGCCGCACAATGTTGTCCCCAGGGTTGCCAGACGCGGCAGAGCTCAGCAATTGGATCGCCCTAATCAAGTTCGATTTGCCGCCCGCGTTCGGGCCGATCAAAACGTTCAGGTCGCCCGGCTCCCAGGCCACATTACGCAGCGAACGGAAGTTCTCGATGTGGAGTTTCAAGAGCTTCATAACCATCACTCTACACCAGCAGCGGAACGCAATCTCTCGTCTTGAAACTACGGCCTACCCACAATTCCCTTGCTAGCGCTGCGGGCTCCCACGCGCTACACATCATCCTGCTCTTCCTCCGCCCTCTCCACGGCTCCGCGTGAGATGCTTCGTAATCTCACTTCGCAAACTTCGGAATCTCCGGCGTCGGGATATCCGCCACCAGCCGGGCGATGACGCTTTCGGAGTTCATCCCCTCGGCTTGCGCTTGAAAATTCGTGCTGATGCGATGCCGCAATACCGGGACGGCGATTTTTTGGACATCCGCCACGGCCACGGAAAATCTTCCCTCCATCGCCGCGAGGGCTTTGCCGCCTTGAATCAAAAACTGACCGGCCCGCGGACCGGCGCCCCAATCCACCAGCTCGCGAACATAGGCCGGCGATGAAGCGTCTTTCGGCCGCGTCGCCCGCACCAATTTCGCCACGTATTTCACGATATACTCGCTCACCGCCACCGAGCCCACCAGTTTCTGCAAATTCACGATCGCCCGGCCGGAAAGCACCTTGCGAACCTCGGGCTTTTCGTTGCGCGTCGTGGCGCTGAGAATCTGCTCCTCTTCGGCGGCGGTCGGATAATCGACTTTGATATTGAACATGAACCGGTCCAACTGCGCTTCCGGCAGCGGATAGGTGCCTTCCTGCTCGATCGGGTTTTGCGTGGCGATGGTGAAGAACGGCTCCGGCAACGTGTACGTCGTCTGGCCGACCGATACCTCGCGCTCTTGCATCGCTTGCAGCAAGGCGGCTTGCGTTTTCGGCGGGGTGCGATTGATTTCGTCGGCCAGCAAGATGTTGGTGAAAATCGGGCCTTCGACAAAGCGGAAATGCCGCCGCCCCGATTCGTCTTCTTCCAACACATTGGTGCCCGTGATGTCGGAGGGCATCAGGTCGGGCGTGAATTGAATGCGCTTGAAGCCAATGTCGAGAATGCGAGCCAGCGTGCTCACCATGAGCGTCTTGGCCAGCCCCGGCACCCCTTCCAACAGGCAATGGCCGCGGGTGAAAATGGCGGCGAAAAGCTGCTCGATCACGTCGCTTTGGCCGACGATGATCTTCTGCAATTCATCCTGCATCAATTGCCGGTGCTGGCTGAACTCCTGCAGGAAGTCTCCGAGACTACGGGGCT encodes:
- a CDS encoding MoxR family ATPase encodes the protein MQDELQKIIVGQSDVIEQLFAAIFTRGHCLLEGVPGLAKTLMVSTLARILDIGFKRIQFTPDLMPSDITGTNVLEEDESGRRHFRFVEGPIFTNILLADEINRTPPKTQAALLQAMQEREVSVGQTTYTLPEPFFTIATQNPIEQEGTYPLPEAQLDRFMFNIKVDYPTAAEEEQILSATTRNEKPEVRKVLSGRAIVNLQKLVGSVAVSEYIVKYVAKLVRATRPKDASSPAYVRELVDWGAGPRAGQFLIQGGKALAAMEGRFSVAVADVQKIAVPVLRHRISTNFQAQAEGMNSESVIARLVADIPTPEIPKFAK